The following are encoded in a window of Solidesulfovibrio magneticus RS-1 genomic DNA:
- a CDS encoding TIGR03768 family metallophosphoesterase: protein MALTRRAFLKTGVAGAACIACGAYAMPGPHPAAAATIPWTSLERTVIAVPVPVASPALPPTDIAQFARYGYGVWQYGPGLACQKRLDLMPSGYSGQGVTPEARLVRFFTISDIHLTDKESPAQLICLGLAKHISSAYSPVMLYTTQVFDAAVRTINALDTQDPLDFGLSLGDACNSTLYNELRWYVDILDGKPITPSSGAHAGADAIDYQKPFQSAGLHKSIPWYQAIGNHDHFWLGSAPVDDYLRQACLGDTVLNLGNILADGMDSRGFYMGTIDGSTPHGSVIDSGPVAEFAAPPKVAPDPDRRPLTRKEWMGEFFKTSSKPVGHGFSQANVDADFACYSFEPKSEVPLKVIVLDDTQQNEDFSGREFLWHGSVDQKRWDWLVGELDKGQAEGKLMIIAAHIPIGVEKPGAFMSWWGKAYVSEEALFAKLHSYPNLLLWLAGHRHYNTVTAFPSPDRMRPELGFWQVETASLRDFPQQFRTFDIVRNSDDTVSVVTINAGPQLEDGSLAAVSRGHAIAALQLIMNPAISSNPMLYLPTGSYNGELVVGLSPEMQAKLQTHGTPIPAKTAPATTGA from the coding sequence ATGGCCTTGACGAGAAGAGCCTTCCTGAAGACCGGTGTCGCCGGCGCGGCCTGTATTGCCTGCGGCGCATACGCCATGCCGGGCCCGCATCCTGCGGCCGCCGCGACGATTCCCTGGACCAGCCTGGAGCGGACGGTGATTGCCGTCCCCGTGCCCGTCGCGTCGCCCGCCCTGCCGCCAACGGACATCGCCCAATTCGCGCGGTACGGCTATGGCGTCTGGCAGTATGGCCCGGGGCTGGCCTGCCAGAAGAGGCTGGACCTTATGCCGTCCGGCTACAGCGGTCAGGGCGTGACCCCGGAGGCGCGGCTGGTCCGCTTTTTCACCATCAGCGACATCCACCTGACGGACAAGGAATCGCCGGCCCAGTTGATCTGTCTCGGCCTCGCGAAACATATCTCCTCGGCCTATTCCCCGGTCATGCTGTACACCACCCAGGTGTTCGACGCGGCCGTGCGGACCATTAATGCCCTCGACACCCAAGATCCCCTCGATTTCGGCCTCTCCCTGGGCGATGCCTGCAACAGCACCCTCTACAACGAACTGCGCTGGTACGTCGACATCCTGGACGGCAAGCCCATCACCCCCAGCAGCGGCGCCCATGCCGGGGCCGACGCCATCGACTACCAGAAACCCTTCCAGTCCGCCGGGCTTCACAAGTCGATCCCCTGGTACCAGGCCATCGGCAATCACGATCATTTCTGGCTGGGCTCGGCCCCGGTGGACGACTATTTGCGCCAGGCCTGCCTCGGCGATACGGTGCTCAACCTGGGAAACATCCTGGCCGACGGCATGGACAGCCGGGGCTTTTATATGGGGACCATCGACGGCAGCACCCCGCACGGCTCGGTGATCGATTCCGGGCCGGTGGCCGAATTCGCCGCCCCGCCCAAGGTCGCCCCAGACCCCGACCGCCGGCCGCTGACGCGCAAGGAATGGATGGGCGAATTTTTCAAGACGTCCTCAAAGCCGGTCGGCCATGGCTTCAGCCAAGCCAACGTCGATGCAGACTTTGCCTGCTACAGCTTCGAGCCCAAGTCGGAGGTGCCGCTGAAGGTGATCGTCCTTGACGATACCCAACAAAACGAGGACTTTTCCGGCCGGGAGTTCCTCTGGCACGGCAGCGTGGACCAGAAGCGCTGGGATTGGCTGGTCGGCGAACTGGACAAGGGGCAGGCCGAGGGCAAACTCATGATCATCGCCGCCCACATCCCCATTGGCGTGGAAAAGCCGGGCGCGTTCATGAGCTGGTGGGGCAAGGCCTACGTCTCGGAGGAAGCGCTTTTTGCCAAGCTGCACAGCTATCCCAATCTCCTCCTGTGGCTGGCCGGACACCGCCATTACAACACGGTCACGGCTTTTCCCTCCCCGGACCGGATGCGGCCGGAACTCGGCTTCTGGCAGGTCGAGACCGCCTCGTTGCGGGATTTCCCCCAGCAATTTCGCACCTTCGACATCGTGCGCAACAGCGACGACACCGTCTCCGTCGTGACCATCAATGCCGGTCCCCAGCTTGAGGACGGCTCGCTGGCCGCCGTGTCGCGCGGCCATGCCATAGCAGCCCTGCAACTCATCATGAACCCGGCTATCTCCTCCAACCCCATGCTCTATCTGCCCACGGGATCGTACAACGGGGAGCTGGTCGTGGGGTTGAGCCCGGAGATGCAGGCGAAGCTGCAAACACACGGCACGCCGATCCCGGCAAAAACGGCCCCGGCGACAACCGGGGCCTAA
- a CDS encoding autotransporter outer membrane beta-barrel domain-containing protein, with product MIKIKQFVLIANFLAFAALGMPNPTGATGLFNQYVGFGDSTLDSGYFRYNTTGSATQDAEIAAAVAGGASGAFVGPGVMNSTMLAARFGQYGGPVGGGGFNFANGGAFSAPLRASDSSPALSGVSALTNVATNQQIQNYLASVGGIANPNGLYVVKTGDNDLQFLRYMGSTWAAANPNFLPDLAIGQAANVALLQAAGARTILVPNSYNDAVFAGLGGAIASENMDLYQTSRSYGMMRWTSLTAFGVRYVPADIDSLMRFVVFNPTLFGFTPSSVLSSNTLSPSISPLLVSWADVTPSQLQTNLFIGANGVHFTTAGQQIESDYEASLLTAPSLMSLLAEAPVQGGLARAAVIQGQIDLSGQHRGPTGINIWIGGGGGALTLKNFSGLTDVSGTPFTGSAGVDYQMPSGLIVGAAFTAGTMTQHFSIGGGHFDQNDQAISLYSAYQAGPVWGNVVASCGWQQDKIARDVTLGLFTDSNSATTTGTSLALALRAGGDIRLGPVTTGPVAGLVLQRVRIRGFAESGTSGGLTGSNGVTALSFGEQLRDSAISQLGWRASVDVGDWRPFVEAKWNHELVDQSDRKVKAALTSTTAAPYSMAAAPVKSDWATASVGTSYKISERVMVRGSASAMAFNAQTVSYGGDVGVSVSF from the coding sequence ATGATCAAAATAAAACAATTCGTCCTGATCGCAAACTTTCTTGCCTTTGCCGCTCTCGGCATGCCCAATCCGACTGGCGCAACTGGATTATTCAATCAATACGTCGGCTTTGGCGACAGCACTTTGGACAGCGGCTATTTTCGCTACAACACCACGGGGAGTGCGACACAAGATGCAGAGATCGCCGCCGCCGTGGCGGGCGGAGCCAGCGGCGCGTTCGTCGGGCCCGGGGTGATGAATTCCACCATGCTGGCGGCACGGTTCGGCCAATACGGCGGGCCTGTTGGCGGCGGCGGATTCAACTTCGCCAATGGCGGAGCCTTTTCCGCGCCACTGCGCGCTTCCGACAGCTCCCCGGCCCTTTCCGGCGTGTCCGCACTCACAAACGTGGCCACCAACCAGCAGATCCAGAACTATCTGGCCTCCGTTGGCGGCATAGCCAATCCCAACGGCCTCTATGTGGTGAAAACCGGTGACAACGACCTGCAGTTCCTGCGCTACATGGGGTCGACCTGGGCCGCCGCCAACCCCAACTTCCTGCCCGATCTGGCCATCGGCCAGGCTGCCAACGTGGCGCTCCTGCAAGCGGCCGGGGCGCGCACCATCCTGGTGCCCAATTCGTACAACGATGCCGTGTTCGCCGGCCTGGGCGGGGCCATCGCCTCGGAAAACATGGACCTGTACCAGACCTCCCGGTCGTATGGGATGATGCGTTGGACGAGCCTGACCGCGTTCGGCGTGCGTTATGTTCCCGCCGACATCGACAGTCTGATGCGCTTCGTCGTGTTCAATCCCACCCTGTTCGGGTTCACTCCTTCCTCGGTACTGTCGTCCAATACGCTCTCCCCGTCGATTTCCCCGCTGCTCGTCAGTTGGGCCGACGTCACCCCCAGCCAGTTGCAGACCAACCTTTTCATCGGTGCAAACGGCGTGCATTTCACCACGGCCGGCCAGCAGATAGAGTCGGATTACGAAGCGAGCCTGCTGACGGCCCCGAGCCTCATGTCCCTTTTGGCCGAGGCTCCGGTCCAGGGCGGCCTGGCCCGCGCGGCCGTCATCCAGGGCCAGATCGACCTGTCCGGACAGCATCGCGGCCCCACGGGCATCAACATCTGGATCGGCGGCGGCGGCGGCGCCCTGACGCTCAAGAATTTTTCCGGCCTGACCGATGTTTCCGGCACGCCGTTTACGGGCTCGGCGGGCGTGGACTACCAGATGCCGTCCGGACTCATCGTCGGCGCGGCCTTCACGGCCGGGACCATGACCCAGCACTTCTCCATCGGCGGCGGCCACTTCGACCAGAACGATCAGGCCATAAGTCTCTATTCCGCCTACCAGGCCGGACCGGTCTGGGGCAATGTCGTGGCTTCCTGCGGCTGGCAGCAGGACAAGATCGCCCGCGACGTGACGCTTGGCCTTTTTACCGACAGCAACAGCGCCACGACCACGGGAACGTCCCTGGCACTGGCCCTTCGTGCCGGCGGCGACATCCGCCTGGGACCGGTCACCACCGGCCCGGTGGCCGGCCTAGTGCTGCAACGGGTGCGCATCAGAGGTTTCGCCGAATCAGGGACCAGCGGCGGACTAACCGGCAGCAACGGCGTCACGGCCCTGTCGTTTGGCGAACAGTTACGAGATTCGGCCATAAGCCAGCTCGGCTGGCGCGCCTCGGTCGACGTGGGCGACTGGCGGCCGTTCGTGGAAGCCAAATGGAACCATGAGCTGGTCGACCAAAGCGACCGCAAGGTCAAGGCCGCGCTCACGTCGACGACGGCCGCGCCCTACTCCATGGCCGCCGCCCCGGTAAAATCGGATTGGGCCACGGCCTCGGTGGGCACTTCCTACAAGATCAGCGAAAGGGTGATGGTGCGGGGCTCGGCTTCGGCCATGGCCTTTAATGCGCAGACCGTCAGCTACGGTGGCGATGTGGGCGTAAGCGTCAGCTTTTGA
- a CDS encoding tyrosine-protein phosphatase, whose translation MTPILTTAENFRDIAGIAASAGGTGFANLTSNFGVMRTGVFYRSNVLELSTADWTTLSSLRIGRDIDLRTPGEISTTPDVVPAGAVYTNINVIGTSTLPTMIPANATLASLLSVGQSGYQTFVTNPVEREGFRTVLLTLAHDPGPDLFHCSMGKDRTGWTAALLESIAGVPSTTIMNDYLASNTYLAATIDAQATALVAAIPELRGVDLTTLLGVDSSYLQAALDQVNTSYGSMYGYLMQGLGLSLEDIYVLRAKMVNYTLLPGQNAFSGNDVSGASFLNTLQNSSLSGHYTAYNYYLQSSVDAGTLGGVQRQVGGQVHADAASYLLRQPRWIDAAIAPYTNSRDLSEGQARMWLSGMGSGFWSQARAGISPSTEHSAGTLIGVAYRPSERASASLGLGYTAGTVESAAATARVNTVMATIGGRYGFSSLETGPYVIGRADGGWVDYQSSRPLGGGLGTASGHTNGALLSGLAGLGDVIRLEPFTFTPQIGIRVTSQTLNRFTESGSEVALGVHGLDNTATNLLLDLEARLDPQQLGTWNITPAVLLRYERYLGNPQVESTGTRYGCAVSQKSAFDSRDLMTAGLGVVAKRNALTLEGRINAVVGDGAGSTGVSGQFSLGYSF comes from the coding sequence GTGACGCCGATCCTCACCACGGCTGAGAACTTCAGGGATATTGCCGGAATCGCGGCCAGTGCCGGCGGGACCGGCTTCGCCAACCTGACCAGCAACTTCGGCGTGATGCGGACCGGAGTTTTTTATCGTTCCAATGTCCTGGAACTGAGCACCGCAGATTGGACAACCCTCTCGTCGCTGCGCATCGGCCGGGACATCGATCTGCGCACCCCCGGTGAAATCAGCACGACGCCCGACGTGGTGCCGGCTGGAGCCGTCTATACCAACATCAATGTCATTGGCACATCGACTCTGCCCACCATGATTCCGGCCAACGCCACGCTTGCGTCCCTGCTCAGCGTCGGCCAGAGCGGCTACCAGACTTTTGTGACCAATCCGGTCGAGCGGGAAGGCTTTCGCACGGTCCTTCTCACCCTGGCCCATGACCCTGGTCCCGATCTCTTCCACTGTTCCATGGGCAAGGACCGCACCGGGTGGACGGCGGCGCTCCTGGAGAGCATCGCCGGCGTCCCGTCGACGACCATCATGAACGACTATCTGGCCTCGAACACCTATCTGGCCGCAACCATCGATGCCCAGGCGACGGCCCTGGTGGCGGCGATCCCGGAACTGCGCGGCGTGGACCTGACCACGCTTCTCGGTGTCGATTCCAGTTATCTCCAAGCGGCACTCGACCAGGTGAACACTTCGTATGGCTCCATGTACGGCTACCTGATGCAGGGCCTGGGCCTCAGCCTGGAAGACATCTATGTGTTGCGGGCGAAAATGGTCAATTACACTCTGTTGCCTGGACAAAACGCCTTTTCCGGAAACGATGTTTCCGGGGCCTCGTTTTTAAACACCTTGCAGAACTCCTCCCTTTCCGGCCATTATACCGCCTATAATTACTATCTGCAGTCGTCGGTGGACGCAGGGACGCTCGGGGGTGTTCAGAGGCAGGTTGGCGGCCAGGTTCATGCCGATGCGGCATCCTACCTGTTGCGGCAGCCTCGTTGGATCGATGCGGCCATCGCGCCCTATACGAACAGCCGTGATCTTTCCGAAGGCCAAGCCCGGATGTGGCTGTCCGGGATGGGGAGCGGCTTCTGGTCCCAGGCTCGGGCAGGCATTTCCCCGAGCACGGAACACAGCGCCGGCACGCTTATCGGCGTGGCCTACCGCCCAAGCGAGCGGGCCAGCGCCAGTCTGGGCCTCGGCTATACCGCCGGCACCGTCGAAAGCGCCGCAGCCACCGCCAGGGTGAACACGGTCATGGCCACAATCGGCGGGCGCTACGGGTTTTCAAGTCTGGAAACCGGTCCGTACGTCATCGGACGTGCAGATGGCGGTTGGGTCGACTACCAAAGCAGCCGTCCCCTAGGTGGTGGCCTGGGGACGGCCAGCGGACACACCAACGGTGCCCTTTTAAGTGGATTAGCCGGGTTGGGTGACGTCATTCGTCTTGAGCCGTTCACGTTTACGCCCCAAATAGGAATTCGCGTGACGAGTCAAACCCTCAACCGATTTACGGAAAGCGGCAGCGAAGTCGCGCTTGGCGTCCATGGCCTCGACAACACCGCCACGAACCTCCTGCTCGACCTGGAAGCGAGACTTGATCCGCAACAACTGGGTACCTGGAACATAACACCCGCAGTCCTGCTCAGGTATGAGCGCTACCTCGGCAACCCCCAGGTCGAAAGCACGGGAACGCGGTACGGTTGCGCCGTGAGCCAGAAGTCGGCCTTTGACAGTCGCGATCTCATGACTGCCGGCCTAGGTGTTGTTGCCAAGCGCAATGCCCTCACCCTGGAGGGCAGAATCAATGCCGTAGTCGGCGACGGAGCGGGGAGCACCGGTGTCAGCGGACAATTCTCTTTGGGGTACAGCTTCTAA